One window of Zalophus californianus isolate mZalCal1 chromosome 3, mZalCal1.pri.v2, whole genome shotgun sequence genomic DNA carries:
- the LOC113920729 gene encoding elongation factor 1-alpha 1-like, which yields MGKEKTHINIVVIGHVESGKSTTTGHLIYKCGGIDKRTIEKFEKEAAEMGKGLFKYAWVLDKLKAEREPGITIDISLWKFETSKYYVTIIDAPGHRDFIKNMITGTSQADCAVLIVAAGVGEFEAGISKNGQTHEHALLAYTLGVKQLIVGVNKMHSTEPPYSQKRYEEIVKEVSTYVKKIGYNPDTVAFVPISGWNGDNMLGPSANMPWFKGRKFTRKDGNASGTTLLEALDCILPPTRPTDKPLCLPLQDVYKIDGIGTVPVGRVETGALKPGMVVTFAPVNVTTEVKSVEMHHEALSEALPGDNVGFNIKNVSVKDVRHGNVASDSKNDPPMEAAGFTAQVIILNHPGQISAGYAPVLDCHTAHIACKFAELKEKIDRRSGKKLEDGPKFLKSGDAAIVDMVPGKPMCVESFSDYPPLGRFAVHDMRQTVALGVIKAVDKKAAGAGKVPESAQKAQAK from the coding sequence atgggaaaggaaaagactcacatcaacatcgtcgtcattggacacgtagaatcaggcaagtctaccactactggtcatctgatctacaaatgtggtgggatcgacaaaagaactatcgaaaaatttgagaaggaggctgctgagatgggaaagggcttgttcaagtatgcctgggtcttggataaactgaaagctgaacgtgaacctggtatcaccattgatatctccctgtggaaattcgagaccagcaagtattatgtgaccatcattgatgctccaggacacagagactttatcaaaaacatgattacaggcacatctcaggctgactgtgctgtcctgattgttgctgctggtgttggtgaatttgaagctggtatctccaagaatgggcagacccatgagcatgcccttctggcttacacactgggtgtaaaacaactaattgttggtgttaacaagatgcattccactgagccaccctacagccagaagagatacgaggaaatcgttaaggaagtcagcacctacgttaagaaaattggctacaaccccgacacagtagcatttgtgccaatttctggttggaatggtgacaacatgctgggcccaagtgctaacatgccttggttcaagggacGGAAATtcacccgtaaagatgggaatgccagtggaaccacactgcttgaagctctggattgcatcctgccaccaactcgtccaacAGACAAGCCCTTGTGTCTGCCTCTCCAGGATGTCTACAAAATTGatggtattggtactgtccctgtgggccgagttGAGACTGGTGCtcttaaacctgggatggtggtcacctttgctccagtcaatgttacaactgaagtaaagtctgttgaaatgcaccatgaagctttgagtgaggctcttcctggggacaatgtgggcttcaatatcaagaacgtatctgtcaaagatgttcgtcaTGGCAATGTGGCtagtgacagcaaaaatgacccaccaatggaagcagctggcttcacggctcaggtgattatcctgaaccatccaggccaaatcagtgctggatatgcacctgtgctggattgtcacacggctcacattgcttgcaagtttgctgagctgaaggagaaaatagatcgtcgatctggaaaaaagctggaagatggtcccaagttcttgaaatctggtgatgctgccattgttgatatggttcctggcaagcctatgtgtgttgagagcttctctgactatcctcctctgggccgttttgctgttcatgacatgagacagacggttgctctgggtgtcatcaaagcagtggacaagaaggcagctggagctggcaaggtccccgagtctgcccagaaagctcaggctaaatga